The following nucleotide sequence is from Candidatus Hydrogenedentota bacterium.
GTTCATGAGGATCGACACGGTAGAGTTCGTGAAAAGCGCGTTGCGTCCGGAGGAGTACCCGCGCGACGGGCACCCCGAGATAGCGTTCGTCGGGCGGTCGAACGTGGGCAAATCGACCCTGCTGAATGCGCTCCTGAACCGCAGGGGCATCGCGAGAACCAGC
It contains:
- a CDS encoding 50S ribosome-binding GTPase, producing MRIDTVEFVKSALRPEEYPRDGHPEIAFVGRSNVGKSTLLNALLNRRGIARTS